A region from the Treponema pallidum subsp. pallidum str. Nichols genome encodes:
- a CDS encoding SLBB domain-containing protein: MIERLRSSRGKLTLTHQIFPLSFGGNAFLPARALVPFSVDAGEPAAVAVVKVGDTVREGQLIARAAHAGAAHAHASVPGVVTRLVSANFLAGSALRAVEIRTRGSFEHLGKVQPNRPWQHSTASELLRLVTDAGVVATRLHPHAQITSTATGTHAGAQHTYAKDYGQKRRAEAHTLRLMRAAWESGNALATHLHLHVRKGVRKLTLYLCDDDATCPLSSFLAQEFPEPVATGTAIIARILDATYTACLHTLPKRSPGLARMRAVFPFNEMHDAYRRHYPFSNLCAPRYRAGCTIDALTAVHVYEAVVLSQPQISSYIALTGAGLKSPQVLRARIGTPLGALIEECGGFRTRPGHLIINGLLKGSVLESLDLPFSKGIKSLHVTGKALSSSASCTSCQNCGDCARICPVYLDPIKIARAAHRNQFTEEVLQSLRICHQCGLCSAACTARIPLAKLLHDAQERALHLSRAPVTKIEPHSTQSVGKTIREAPANAHR, translated from the coding sequence ATGATAGAGCGCCTACGGAGCAGTCGCGGGAAACTCACCCTCACCCACCAGATTTTCCCCCTCAGCTTTGGGGGGAATGCTTTTTTGCCTGCGCGCGCGCTCGTTCCGTTCTCCGTTGATGCTGGAGAGCCAGCCGCCGTCGCTGTGGTAAAGGTTGGGGATACGGTCCGAGAAGGTCAGCTGATCGCACGCGCCGCGCACGCCGGTGCTGCTCACGCACATGCCTCCGTCCCCGGTGTCGTCACCCGCTTGGTAAGTGCTAATTTTCTCGCCGGTAGTGCCCTGCGCGCTGTCGAGATTCGTACACGCGGTTCCTTCGAACATCTTGGCAAGGTCCAACCAAATCGCCCGTGGCAGCACAGCACCGCTTCAGAATTGCTGCGCCTAGTTACAGATGCAGGAGTAGTGGCCACACGCCTACATCCGCACGCCCAGATCACGAGCACCGCAACGGGCACGCACGCGGGTGCACAGCACACGTACGCGAAAGACTACGGACAGAAGAGAAGGGCTGAAGCGCACACGCTGCGTCTCATGCGCGCGGCGTGGGAAAGCGGCAATGCGCTCGCCACGCACCTCCACCTGCACGTGCGTAAGGGTGTACGGAAACTTACGCTCTACCTTTGTGACGACGACGCTACCTGCCCTTTGAGTTCGTTCCTTGCGCAGGAGTTTCCAGAACCTGTTGCTACCGGTACCGCCATTATTGCACGGATACTGGACGCTACGTATACCGCGTGTCTCCACACGCTGCCAAAACGCTCCCCCGGTCTTGCAAGGATGCGCGCTGTCTTTCCATTCAACGAGATGCACGACGCGTATAGACGACATTATCCTTTTAGCAATCTATGTGCCCCACGCTATCGTGCAGGTTGCACAATCGATGCACTCACTGCAGTGCACGTGTATGAGGCAGTGGTACTCAGTCAGCCGCAAATCAGTTCCTACATTGCTCTGACAGGCGCTGGATTAAAATCACCGCAGGTACTCCGCGCGCGTATCGGCACCCCCCTTGGCGCGCTCATCGAGGAGTGTGGAGGGTTTCGCACACGCCCCGGGCATCTCATCATCAATGGACTGCTCAAGGGTAGTGTTTTAGAGTCGTTGGACCTGCCTTTCTCAAAGGGGATCAAATCGCTCCACGTCACCGGTAAAGCGCTTTCAAGCTCTGCGTCCTGTACCTCCTGTCAAAACTGTGGTGATTGCGCGCGCATTTGCCCAGTATATCTTGACCCAATAAAAATTGCGCGTGCCGCACACCGTAATCAGTTTACTGAAGAAGTGCTCCAATCCCTGCGGATTTGCCACCAATGCGGTCTGTGTTCTGCCGCCTGTACTGCGCGTATTCCTCTTGCAAAACTTTTGCACGATGCACAAGAACGCGCACTGCATCTTTCCCGTGCTCCAGTCACCAAAATAGAACCCCACTCCACACAAAGCGTCGGGAAAACTATCCGCGAGGCACCTGCCAATGCGCACCGCTGA
- a CDS encoding RnfABCDGE type electron transport complex subunit D produces MRTAEYKHAPFLYTGLSAGQNNSVLLALLVAHVFVVAAMRDTVALFSIVSTELGALSAALVQTLRTPHVPLSDSLVLGLLIGAVLPAHNSFLNTFCVAFCAVFFTRVLFGGKIGNWLNPIALAPVLLRLCTEGTSLPTSGRVSVVQGAMSYPLFYSALVEWDAAVRTWCNTQVFQPLGLTLPEGALSACVFTQAAAPGFRYPVLTLLAALCVYAVRARRYICSCAFLVVYSTLFFLPAHAHPATLVSLIKSGALFTAFFVLPEPDTSMRTNGGAWISGGLCAMCAFFLAKKNSSAPDMWGAHDMHLWSAILLTNIVQPLILRAESWYYYVRRRRYDVQH; encoded by the coding sequence ATGCGCACCGCTGAGTACAAACACGCACCCTTCCTTTACACCGGCTTAAGTGCTGGACAGAACAACAGTGTACTGTTGGCGCTGCTTGTTGCGCACGTGTTCGTCGTTGCAGCCATGCGCGACACGGTCGCGCTTTTTTCCATCGTCAGTACCGAACTCGGCGCACTGAGCGCCGCGCTCGTTCAAACACTACGCACACCACATGTGCCCCTGAGCGACTCTCTCGTACTGGGCCTGCTCATCGGTGCAGTACTCCCCGCACACAACTCTTTTTTGAACACATTTTGTGTCGCGTTCTGTGCCGTATTTTTTACGCGCGTTTTGTTCGGTGGCAAAATCGGGAATTGGCTCAACCCCATAGCGCTTGCCCCTGTCCTCCTCCGTCTGTGCACGGAGGGAACTTCCCTCCCAACGTCTGGGCGTGTCTCTGTTGTACAGGGAGCGATGTCTTATCCTCTTTTCTATTCTGCGCTTGTCGAGTGGGACGCCGCCGTGCGTACGTGGTGCAATACGCAGGTGTTCCAACCACTTGGTCTTACCCTCCCTGAGGGAGCGTTGAGCGCCTGTGTGTTCACTCAGGCTGCAGCGCCTGGGTTTCGCTATCCAGTACTTACCCTTCTTGCTGCACTGTGTGTATACGCAGTGCGGGCGCGACGCTACATCTGTTCGTGCGCGTTCCTTGTGGTGTACAGCACACTGTTTTTTTTACCCGCACACGCACACCCTGCAACCCTTGTTTCCCTCATAAAAAGCGGCGCGCTGTTTACTGCATTCTTTGTACTCCCTGAGCCAGATACGTCAATGCGCACAAATGGCGGGGCTTGGATCTCAGGGGGACTCTGTGCTATGTGCGCGTTTTTTCTTGCAAAAAAGAATAGTTCTGCCCCAGATATGTGGGGTGCACACGACATGCACTTGTGGAGTGCGATACTACTCACCAACATCGTACAGCCACTCATTCTACGCGCAGAATCCTGGTACTACTATGTGCGGAGGCGTCGCTATGACGTACAACACTAA